A region of Peromyscus maniculatus bairdii isolate BWxNUB_F1_BW_parent chromosome 7, HU_Pman_BW_mat_3.1, whole genome shotgun sequence DNA encodes the following proteins:
- the Klhl31 gene encoding kelch-like protein 31: MAPKKKAIKKNKAEINEMTIIVEDSPLSKLNALNGLLEGGNSLSCVSSELTDTSYGPNLLEGLSKMRQESFLCDLVIGTKTKSFDVHKSVMASCSEYFYNILKKDPSTKRVDLNDIAPLGLATVIAYAYTGKLTLSLYTIGSIISAAVYLQIHTLVKMCSDFLIREISVENCMYVVNIAETYCLKNAKATAQKFIRDNFIEFAESEQFMKLTFEQINELLIDDDLQLPSELVAFQIAMKWLEFDPKRVKHAADLLSNIRFGTISAQDLVNYVQTVPRMMQDADCHKLLVDAMNYHLLPYHQNTLQSRRTRIRGGCRVLITVGGRPGLTEKSLSRDILYRDPENGWSKLTEMPAKSFNQCVAVMDGFLYVAGGEDQNDARNQAKHAVSNFCRYDPRFNTWIHLGSMNQKRTHFSLSVFNGLLYAVGGRNAEGSLASLECYVPSTNQWQPKAPLEVARCCHASAVADGRVIVTGGYIGSAYSRSVCAYDPAHDAWQELPELSTPRGWHCAVALGDRVYVMGGSQLGPRGERVDVLTVESFSPAARQWSFVAPLPVGVSTAGVSALHGRAYLLGGWNEGEKKYKKCIQCFNPELNEWTEDDELPEATVGVSCCTLAMPNSVSRESRASSVSSVPVSI; the protein is encoded by the exons ATGGCACCCAAAAAGAAGGCTATCAAAAAGAACAAAGCGGAGATCAATGAGATGACTATCATCGTAGAAGACAGCCCCCTAAGCAAGTTGAATGCTCTAAATGGGCTCCTAGAGGGAGGCAACAGCCTTAGCTGTGTTTCTTCTGAACTAACAGACACTTCCTACGGCCCCAACCTCCTGGAAGGCTTAAGTAAAATGCGGCAAGAGAGCTTCCTCTGTGACTTAGTCATTGGTACCAAAACCAAATCCTTTGATGTTCATAAATCGGTGATGGCTTCATGCAGTGAATACTTTTACAACATCCTGAAGAAGGATCCATCAACGAAGAGGGTAGACCTCAATGACATCGCCCCTTTAGGCCTAGCCACAGTGATTGCATATGCGTACACGGGAAAGCTGACCCTCTCTCTATACACAATAGGGAGcatcatttctgctgctgtgtaCCTTCAGATCCACACCCTCGTAAAGATGTGCAGTGATTTTCTGATACGAGAGATCAGCGTTGAGAACTGCATGTATGTTGTTAACATCGCTGAAACATATTGCCTGAAAAACGCAAAAGCAACAGCCCAGAAATTTATCCGGGATAATTTCATTGAATTTGCGGAATCAGAACAATTTATGAAGCTTACGTTTGAACAGATTAATGAGCTTCTCATAGACGATGACTTACAATTGCCTTCTGAGCTGGTGGCGTTCCAGATTGCAATGAAATGGCTAGAATTTGACCCAAAGAGAGTGAAACATGCAGCAGACCTTTTAAGTAACATTCGATTTGGTACCATTTCTGCACAAGACCTGGTCAATTATGTTCAGACTGTCCCAAGAATGATGCAAGATGCTGATTGTCATAAACTGCTTGTGGACGCCATGAACTATCACTTGCTACCTTATCATCAAAACACGTTGCAATCTAGGCGAACAAGAATTAGAGGTGGCTGCCGAGTTCTCATCACTGTTGGGGGACGCCCTGGCCTGACTGAGAAGTCCCTCAGTCGAGACATTTTGTATAGAGACCCTGAAAATGGATGGAGCAAACTTACGGAAATGCCAGCCAAGAGTTTTAACCAGTGTGTGGCTGTGATGGACGGATTCCTTTATGTAGCTGGCGGTGAGGACCAGAATGACGCAAGAAACCAAGCGAAGCACGCGGTCAGCAATTTCTGCAG GTACGATCCTCGCTTCAACACCTGGATCCACCTGGGCAGCATGAACCAGAAACGCACGCACTTCAGCCTGAGCGTCTTCAACGGGCTCCTGTACGCGGTGGGTGGCCGCAACGCGGAGGGCAGCCTGGCTTCGCTGGAGTGCTACGTGCCCTCCACCAACCAGTGGCAGCCCAAGGCGCCGCTCGAGGTGGCACGCTGCTGCCACGCCAGCGCCGTGGCCGACGGCCGCGTGATCGTGACGGGCGGCTACATCGGCAGCGCGTACTCGCGCTCCGTGTGCGCCTACGACCCCGCGCACGACGCGTGGCAGGAGCTGCCCGAGCTGAGCACGCCGCGAGGCTGGCACTGCGCGGTGGCGTTGGGCGACCGGGTGTACGTGATGGGGGGCAGCCAGCTGGGGCCGCGCGGGGAGCGCGTGGACGTGCTCACGGTGGAGAGCTTCAGCCCCGCAGCGCGCCAGTGGAGCTTCGTGGCGCCGCTGCCCGTGGGGGTGAGCACGGCGGGGGTCTCGGCGCTGCACGGCCGCGCGTACCTGCTGGGCGGCTGGAACGAGGGCGAGAAGAAGTACAAGAAATGCATCCAGTGCTTCAACCCTGAGCTCAACGAGTGGACAGAGGACGACGAGCTGCCCGAGGCCACCGTGGGCGTGTCGTGCTGCACACTGGCCATGCCCAACAGCGTGTCCCGCGAGTCACGGGCCAGCTCGGTGTCCTCCGTGCCGGTCAGTATCTGA